GGTCCCGTCAGACCTCCAGGATCTCCTGTTCCTTCGCCTTCAGGATCTCGTCGACCTTCTTGATGAAGCTGTCCGTCTCCTTCTGGACCTTGTCCTGCCACCGCTTCATCATGTCCTCGGAGATCTCCTTCTGCTTCTCCTTCTCCTTGATCCGCTCGATCCCCTCGCGGCGGATGTTCCGGACGGCGATCCGGGCATCCTCGGCCATTTTCCGGACCACCTTCACCAGGTCCTTCCTCCGCTCCTCGGTCAGCGGGGGAATCGGGATCCGCACGATCTTCCCGTCGTTCGAGGGGTTCAGCCCCAGCCCGCTCGCCTGGATCGCCTTCTCGATCGGACCGATCATCTTTGCGTCCCACGGGGCGACCGTGATCAGGCGGCTCTCCGGGACCGACAGGGTGCCGACCTGCTGGAGCGGCGTCGGCGTTCCGTAGTAGTCCACCTTGATCCCGTCCAGCAGGGAGAAGGAGGCGCGGCCGGTGCGGATCTTTCCCAGCTCCTTCCGGAAGGCCTCGAGGCTCCGGGACATCTTCCCGGACGTGTCCTTGAACAGTTCCTCCACTAGGGACCTCCCCGGACGACGGTGCCGATTTTCTCCCCCCGGACCGCCCGGACGACGTTCCCCCGCTTCGTCAGGTTGAAGACGACGATCGGGAGGCGGTTGTCCATGCAGAGGGAGATCGCAGTCGCGTCCATCACCTTGAGGTTTCGCTGCAGGACCTCGATGTAGGACAGCTCGGAGAATTTCTTCGCCTTCTTGTGCACCAGCGGGTCCATGTCGTACACGCCGTCGACCTTCGTGGCCTTCAGGATGGCGTCCGCGTTGATCTCCATGGCCCGCAGCGCCGCCGCGGTATCCGTCGTGAAGTAGGGGTTCCCGGTCCCCGCCGCGAAGATCACGACCCTCCCCTTCTCCAGGTGGCGCAGGGCGCGACGGCGGATGTAGGGCTCGGCGATCGCCCGCATCTCGATGGCGGAGAGGACCCGCGTCATCACCCCCTCCCGCTCCAGCATGTCCTGGAGGGCGAGGCTGTTGATGACGGTCGCCAGCATCCCCATGTAGTCGGCCGACGCCCGGTCGATTCCGTAGTCCTTGCTGGTGCCGATCCCCCGGAAGATGTTCCCGCCGCCGACGACGAGCGCGACCTGCACCCCGAGGGAGGCGACCTCCCGGATCTCCCCCGCGAGCTCCTGGAGCACCTTCCCGTCGATCCCGTACCCCTGCTTCCCCATCAGGGCCTCCCCCGATAGCTTCAGCAGGATGCGCCGGTAGACCGGTTTGCCCGCACCGGGGACACTCCTTGTTTTCCCGCCGAGAACCCCAGGAGTGTCCCCGCCCACAATCACCCCCGCCCAAGCTGCCTGGCGACCTCGGCCGCCAGATCGTCCGTCCGCTTCTCCAGCCCCTCTCCCACGTGGAAACGGGCGAACCGGGAGACCCGCAGTCCCCCGCCCGCCGCGGCCCCCGTCTCCCGAAGCCGGTCCCGGACCTTCCGGTCCGGATCCTTGATGAAGGCCTGCTCGACGAGGCAGAAGTCGCCGTAGAACTTCTCGAGCTTTCCCTCGGCGATCTTGTCGAGGATCTTCTCGGGCTTCCCGGCGGCCAGCGCCTGCTCGCGGTAGATCGCCTTCTCCCTTTGGATCGTTTCGGCGGGGACATCCTCCCGCGCCACGTACGTGGGGTTGGCCGCGGCCACCTGCATCGCGAGATCCTTCGCGAGAGCCGCCACCCCGGGCGTCTCCGGGCCCGCCCCCAGGAGCTCGACCAGCACCCCGATCTTCCCCCCCGCGTGGATGTAGAGGGCCAGGACCCCCTTCTGCCCGGCGGGGAGCGCGAAGCGCGCGAACCGGCGGAACGAGATCTTCTCCCCGATCTTCGCCACGCGGGCGGTGAGCGTCTCGGACAGCGTCCCCCCTCCCCCGGCCGGAAGGCCCAGCGCCTCCTCGACGCCGGCGGGGTTTCGCCGGTGCACGAAGGCGGCGACCTCCCGGGCGAAAGCCTGGAACTCGTCGGTCCTGGCCACGAAGTCGGTCTCGCAGTTGATCTCCACCAGCGCCGCGGAATCCGCACCGACGTGGGCCGCCACGGCCCCCTCGGACGCGACCCGGGAGGCCTTCTTCGCGGCCGCCGACAGCCCCTTCTTGCGGAGGATGTCGACCGCCCCTTCCATCTCCCCGCCGGATTCGGTGAGCGCCTTCTTGCAATCCATCATCCCCGCGCCGGTCTTCTCGCGGAGCTCGCGTACCCTGTCCGATGTGATCTGCATCCCCTGTTCCCCTGTTGGAATGGGACCCTCCGCCGCGAGGCGGACGGGGGTCCGCCCGAACGCTACTTCTCCTCGGCCGCCGCCTGCTCCCCGGCCGGCTCCTCCTCGGTAGAGATCAGCGCCATGGTGACCTCGGGGGTCTCCGCCTCCTTGTCCTCCACGGACGACGTCTTCTCGGCATAGGCCGCCTTCCCCTCGAGGATCGCGTCGGCGATCTTGGACAGGAAGAGCTTGATCGCCCGGATGGCGTCGTCGTTTCCGGGGATGACGTGATCGATCAGGTCCGGGTCGCAGTTCGTGTCGACGATCGCCACGATCGGGATCCCCAGCCGCCGCGCCTCGAGCACCGCGATCTCCTCCCGCGAGGGGTCCACGATGAAGAGCGCCTCGGGCACCTTCCGGAGATCCCGGATCCCGCCGAGCACCTTCTCCATCTTGACCCGCTCCTTGGAGAGCTTGAGGACCTCCTTCTTCGGAAGCTTCTCGACGGTCCCGTCCGTCTCCATCTCCGTCAGCTTCTGGAGACGGTCGAGGCTCTTGCGGATCGTCTGGAAATTCGTGAGCATCCCCCCGAGCCAGCGGACGTTCACGTAGGGGGTCCCGGCGCGCCGGGCCTCCTCCTCCACCGACTCCTGGGCCTGCTTCTTGGTCCCGACGAAGAGGACCGTCTTTCCCTCCGCCGCCAGGTCGCGCACGAAGTCGTACGAGGCCCGGAACATCCGGACCGTCTGCTGGAGGTCGATGATGTAGATCCCGTTGCGGGCGGTGAAGATGTACCGCTTCATCTTCGGGTTCCACCGCTTCGTCTGGTGCCCGAAGTGGACCCCCGCCTCCAGCAGCTGCTTCATCGTGATGACCGAACCTTGCCCGTTTCCCATCGTTTCCCTTCCTCCTCGTTTCGGGGTTGGTCCTCCGGGCGTTCCGCCCCTCCCCATCCACCCCGGCCGATCCGGGGCACCCCGGGGAAAGTCCCGCCCGTGGGAGATACTTGCCTGAACCGCGTATTTATATCACAACCACTCCGGATTCCTCAAGCGCAAAGCGGACCGCGCGTCCCGGAGCGCTCGGTGGCGGCTCCGCATCCTCGGAGGGGGAGGCTTGCTCCGCCGTCCCGACGGGGACCCTGCCCCACCCCCTGATCTCCCCCATGAGTCCGCAAAGACTTCCATCTCCGCTCGCCCCCCCCTCCTGCGGATGCTGCGCCGGCAACCAGGGAGCCTGCTCGGTCGCAACTCTTCGACGCTGGACCCGGGGTCCGGCTTCGCGGGGGATCGGTGAGCCCCATCGCTGCGGGTCCCGGCCAGCGGGTACCGCAGTCGCCGGCGCCCCCGGGTCGGAGCGATCCACAAGGCTTCGCCAAGCCGAAGGAGGGGGGATGAGCGGAGATAAAAGGAATGATCCGCGGGCGGAGGGCGGGCGGAGCGAAGCCCCCCTCCGAGGCGGCGAAGCCGGAACCGGGCGCCCTCGCAACGGGGCGCGCCAACACGGCGGATGCTCCCGCAGCGATTCGGTGGGTGGAGGGTCGGCGTCCACGGGCGCTCAGGTGCGGTAGCCCGCGTTGATCCGGATGTATTCGTGGGTCAGGTCGGAAAAGTAGGCGAAGGCGCTCCCCGCCCCGAGGCCGAGATCGATCTCGATCCCGTAGGCCTCCTTCCGGATCTTCCGGGCGGCGCGCCTCTCGGCGCCCCGGTCGATCGTCATCCCCTTCCGGAGGACCTTCTCCCCCGCGAACGACAGTTCCACACGGTCCGGGTCGACCTTCGCCCCGGACCGGCCGACGGCGGCGACCACCCGTCCCCAGTTGATGTCGCCCCCGAACACCGCCGTCTTCACCAGCGGAGAGGTGGCGACCGCCCGGACGGCCCGGTCGGCCTCCCGGTCGCTGCGCGCCCCCGTCACCGCGGCCCGGACCACCCGGGTGGCCCCTTCCCCGTCCCGGACGATCATGAGCGCCAGGTCGAGCAGGAGCGATTCGAGGGCGGAGGCGAAGGACTCCAGATCCCTTCCGGAGAGCGGGGAAAGCCCGCAGGCCCCGCTCGCGAAGACCGCCGCCGTGTCGTTCGTGCTCGTGTCGCCGTCCACGACGATCCGGTTGAAGCTGCGCTCCACGCCCCGGCGGAAAACCCGCCGGAGGTCCGCGGCCCGGACGGCCGCGTCGGTGAAGACGTAGGCGAGCATCGTCCCCATGTTCGGGGCGATCATCCCGGCCCCCTTGGCGATCCCGCCGAGGGTGATCGTCCTCCCGCGGACCCGGATCCTGCGGACCCCCCGCTTGGGGTAGGCGTCGGTCGTCAGGATCGCCGCGCCGGCCCGCACGATCCCCCCCGGGGACAGGGAGGAGCAGAGCCGGGGGAGCGCCGACAGGATCTTTCCGGCCGGGAGCGGAACGCCGATGACGCCGGTCGAGGAGACCAGGAGGGCGCCCGCCGGAAGCCCCAGGGAGCGGATCGCCGACGCCGCGGTCTCCCGGACCGCGCGGCTCCCCTCCTCCCCGGTGCAGGCGTTCGCGTTCCCGCTGTTCACGAGGACGCCGCGCCCACGCGACGGGGGCCGCGGTGATCCGGTTCCGGGTGAACACCACGTCGGAGGTGCAGGGGAGATCGCTCACGACCAGGGCGAGGTCGGGCTTCCCCGACTTCTTGATCCCGCAGGCGGCGGCGCCGCCGCGGAACCCGGGGACGAGGATCGACCGAACGGGGCGCACGGCGCCTACCCCCCCGCCCCGCAGCACTTCTTGTACTTCTTCCCGGACCCGCAGGGGCAAGGCTCGTTCCGCCCGACCTTCCGGGAGGAGCGCTGCTGGGTCTTCGCCCCCGCCTTCGAGATCTCCCCGCGGGAGAGGTTCACCCGCCGCGGGGCGGCCGGCGCATGCGCGGCCAGCCTCGCCGGGTCCTCCTCCCGCTGCACCCGGACGTGGAAGAGCCGCCGGAGCGTCTCCGACTTGATCCGGACCGCCAGGTCGGAGAACATCTCGAACCCCTCCCGCTGGTACTCCTTCAGCGGATCCTTCTGGGCGTAGCCGCGGAGGCCGATCCCCTCCTTGAGGTGGTCCATGGAGAGAAGGTGGTCTTTCCAGAGGGCATCGATCGTCGAGAGGAGGAACATCCGCTCGAGGTAGCGCATCGCCTCCTCGCCGTACTCCTCCTCCTTCTTCCGGTAGGCGGCTCCGTACCCCTCCTCGATCCGATCCCCGATCTTCGCCCTGGAGAGCTTCGGAATCTCCTCCTCCGGGAACTCCGGGCGGAACCCGAACTGGGAGTAGACCGCGTCCGAGAACCCCGCGAGGTCCCACTCCTCGGGGTGGACCTTCTCCTCCGCGAACCGGTCGGCCAGCGCCTCCCCGATCTCCCCGGCCATTTCGAAGACGGTCTCCCGCATGCTCTCCCCGGAGAACACTTCTCCCCGCATCTCGTAGATGACGGTCCGCTGCCTGTTCATCACGTCGTCGTACTCGAGGAGATGCTTGCGGATGTCGAAGTTGTGCGCCTCGACCTTCTTCTGGGCGTTCTCGACCGCCTTGTTGATCATCCCGTGCTCGATCGGCTCCCCCTCCTCCATCCCCAGCTTCCCCATGATCGGGGCGATCCGGTCGGAGCCGAAGATCCGGAGGAGGTCGTCCTCCAGGGAGAGGTAGAATCGGGAGGAGCCCGGGTCCCCCTGCCGGCCCGCGCGCCCCCGGAGCTGGTTGTCGACCCGGCGGGACTCGTGCCGCTCGGTCCCGACGATGTGGAGCCCCCCCTTCGCCACCACCCCCTCGCCGAGCTTGATGTCGACCCCGCGTCCCGCCATGTTCGTGGCGATCGTGAGCTTCCCGGGCTGCCCCGCCTCGGCGATGATCTGCGCCTCCCGCTCGTGGTGCTTGGCGTTCAGCACGTTGTGTGGGATCCCGTTCCGGGAGAGGAGCCCGGAGAGCCGCTCCGACTTCTCGATGGAGACCGTGCCCACCAGGACCGGGCGCCCCTCCTCGTGCAGGGCCTTCACCTCCTCGAGGACGGCCTGGAACTTCTCCCGCTCCGTCCGGTAGATCTGGTCCCCCAGGTCGCTCCGGACCATCGGCATGTTCGTGGGGATGACCACCACGTCGAGGTTGTAGATCTGCTTGAACTCCACCGCCTCCGTGTCGGCGGTGCCGGTCATCCCCGCCAGCTTCTCGAAGATCCGGAAGTAGTTCTGGAAGGTGATCGTGGCCAGGGTCTGGTTCTCGTTCTCGATCTTGACCCCCTCCTTCGCCTCCACCGCCTGGTGCAGGCCGTCCGACCACCGCCGGCCGGGCATGAGGCGGCCCGTGAACTCGTCGACGATGACGACCTGGCCGTCCTTGACCATGTAGTCCACGTCCCGCTTGAAGAGAACGTGGGCCTTGAGCGCCTGGTTCACATGGTGGAGGATCTCGATGTTCTTCGGGTCGTAGAGGTTGTCGACGCTGAGGAGTCGCTCGATCTTGGGGATCCCGGAGTCCTCGGTCATGAGAACGCTGCGGGCCTTCTCGTCGACCTTGTAGTCGGCCTCCGCCTTGAGGTACCCGATGACCGAGTTGATCCGGGCATACTTGTCGGTGGACTCCTCCGCGGGGCCGGAGATGATGAGGGGAGTCCTCGCCTCGTCGATCAGGATGGAGTCGACCTCGTCCACGATCGCGTAGTGCAGCTCCCGCTGGGCCATGTCCTCCAGGCGAAACTTCATGTTGTCCCGCAGGTAGTCGAACCCGAACTCGTTGTTCGTCCCGTAGGTCACGTCGCAGCGGTAGGCGGCCTGCCGCTCGGAGTCGTCCATCCCGTGGACGATCACCCCGACCGAGAGGCCGAGGAACTTGTAGATCGCCCCCATCCACTCCGCGTCCCGGCGGGCGAGGTAGTCGTTCACGGTGATCAGGTGCACGCCGCGCCCCGTGAGGGCGTTCAGCACGACGGGAAGGGTCGCGGCGAGGGTCTTCCCCTCGCCGGTGCGCATCTCGGCGATCTTTCCCTCATGGAGCACCACGCCGCCGACGAGCTGGACGTCGAAGTGGCGCATGGAGAGGACCCGTTTGCCGACCTCCCGGACGGTGGCGAACACCTCGGGGAGCAGGCTGTCCAGCGGCTCCCCCTGCTCGATCCGCTGCCGGAACTCGGCCGTACGCGCCGCCAGGCGGTCGTCGGGGAGGGCCGCCACCGCCGGCTCCAGGGCGTTGATCCGCTCGACGACGGGGCGGATCCGGTCCAGAACCCGCTCGTTATGGGTGCCGAAGACTTTCCGGATCAGGTTTCCGAACATCCGAAGATCCCTTCCTTGACCGGGGAAACGGAACGGGACGGGCCCTCGCGGGGAAGCCTCCCCGGGAGTCCGCCGCGATCACGCCCCAAGGCCTGCTAGTTGAGAAAACGGGTCGGGTTTACAGGGAGGCCGTTCACTCGGACCTCGTAGTGGAGGTGGGGCCCGGTCGTCCTCCCGGTGTCGCCCACCTTCCCGATCAGGTCCCCCTTTTGCACGGAATCCCCGGTGGCGACAAGGCGCTCCGCCAGGTGCGCGTATACCGTCCGGAATCCGTTCCCGTGGTCGACGACCAGGATGTTTCCGTAGAGCGCCTCGTACCCGCTCCGCAGCACCTTCCCGCCCGCGGCCGCCCGGACCGGCGCGCCCGCCGGGGCCTCGATGTCCAGCCCCTCGTGAAACACCTGGGTCTCGGTGAACGGGGAGAGCCGGACGCCGAAGGCCGAGGTCAGGATCCCGCGGACCGGCCAGAGGGCGGGCCTGCTCTCGAGGAAGATCCGGCGCTGGTCGAGCTTCTCGCAGACCGTTTCCAGGTTCCGGACGTCCGCGAGCACGCTCTCCCGGAGCTGCTCGCACCGCAGATCGAGGAGCCGGTCGAGCCGGTTCGCCGCGGAGATCTCGGGGGTTTCCGCCCCGCCCATCCCGGCCGCGCGCCCCTTCTTTCCGGCGCCGGGAAGGAGCTTCTCGGTGACCTTCGCGAGCGACTTCACCCGGGCGTCGATCGTCCGGAGCCTCTCCACTTCGGTCTCCAGGCTCTCGAATTTCTCGTTCAGGTTGTAGAGCGTCAGGTCCTGCTGGGTGACCCGGTTGCGCAGGGCGCGCAGCTCCCGGATTCTGGAAACGTTCTCCCGGTACTCATAGAGGGATTGCGTGGTCAGAATGAACAGGAGGGAGATCGCTCCGGCGGCCGTCCACAGGCCGATCCGTCCGATCCGGAACCCGTGGACCCGTCCTTCGTCCCCGAAACGGAACGAGAAGGCGTACTTTTTCCGCACCTTTCCCCTCGCCTCCGACGCCTGAAAAGTATTCGCCACGGTAGCACAGGACCCGGAAAGGTGTCAATTGCGGATCCCCCCGCCGCAGGGCCGGCCGCCGCACGGTTACCCGACGGCCCGCTTCTTCTGCTGCGGCTTCCCCGCCGCGCCCCGGTTTCGGGCGACGACCGGATCCACGATCTCGCCGCAGTTCAGGCAACGCCACGCGTAGAACATCTCCAGCATGTCCTGGAACCGCTCGTATACCATCGCCCCGTTGCACCGGGGGCATCTTGTGTCGTCTCGTCTCGCCATTAAAGGTTTTCCTCCCGTTATCCGTTTAGATGTGCGGGGACGGATTCTGGTTCCAAGCGGTTTTATCGCTCTCCGGGGACGGGAATTCTGGTAGAATGACGGGAGTTTGTGCAGGGGGTCGGGGTGGCGGCGAGAAAACGGATCGGAGAATTGCTCGTGGAGACGGGGCTGCTGTCCGAGCAGCAGCTGACCCGGGCGCTCTCGGAGCAACGGACCAAACGCGGAAAACTCGGAGAGGTCATCGTCTCGCTGGAGATGGCCACGGAGGAGGAGATCGCCCAGGCCCTCTCCTTCCAGCTCGGCGTGCCGCTGGTCGATCTCCGGAACATGCCGGTCGAACCCCAGGCCATCGAGGTGATCCCCGAGAAGGTCGCCCGGAAGCACCTGATCATCCCGGTCTCGATCGACCATCGGGACCTCCATATCGCGATGGCCGACCCCCTGAGCTTCGAGGCGTTCGAGGATGTCCGCTTCGCCTCCGGATACACGATCCGGCCCTCCATCGCCACCCGCTCGGACATCCTGTGGGCGATCGACCAGCATTACCACCTCGGCTCCTCCCTGAACACGATCGTCAAGGACATCGCCGAGGAGCGGCTCGTCGAGGTCGTCCAGGATCGGAAGGAGCCGGACGGACGGGATGCGGACGACCTCCGGAAGAAGAGCGAGGCCGCCCCGATCATCCGGATGGTGAACCTGATCGTCGCCGAGGCGGTGGACCAGGGGGCCTCCGATATCCACGTGGAGCCGCTGAAGACGACCCTGCTGATCCGCAACCGGGTGGACGGGCTGCTGCGGCAGTCGCTCGAGCTTCCCAAGTGGGTCCAGGGGGCGGTCATCTCGAGGATCAAGATCATGGCGAAGATGGACATCGCCGAAAAGCGGCTCCCCCAGGACGGGCGGATCGGAGTGCGGGTCGGGGGCAAGGGGCTCGACCTGCGGGTCTCCACCCTGCCCGCGGCCTTCGGGGAAAAGGTGGTGATCCGGATCCTCGACTCGGCGAACGCGGCTATTCCCCTGGGATCACTGGGCTTTTCCTCCCACGATTTCCGGAAGATGGAGGAGCTGGTCCGCCGCCCCCAGGGGGTGCTGCTGGTAACGGGTCCGACCGGGTCCGGGAAGACGACCACCCTCTACGCGGTGCTCCACAAGATCCGGAGCGTGGAGAGGAACATCACAACGATCGAGGACCCGATCGAGTACGAGATCCCCGGGATCAACCAGGTGTCGGTCCAGGACAAGATCGGGCTCTCCTTCGCCTCGTCGCTGCGGTCGATGCTCCGCCAGGACCCCGACGTCATCATGGTCGGGGAGATGCGGGACCTCGAGACGGCCACGATCGCCACGCAGGCGGCGCTCACCGGCCACCTCGTCTTCTCGACGATGCACACGAACAACTCCGCGGCCACCATCACCCGCCTGAGGAACCTGGGGATCCCCTCCTACCTGATCGCCTCCACGCTGGTGGGGATCGTGGCGCAGCGGCTCCTGCGGATGATCTGCATGAAGTGCCGCGTCCAGTACAATCCCACCGAGAAGGAGCTGGCGCTGCTGCGGCCGGGGCTGCGGAAGAACGGCCTTACCTTTTTCCGGGGGGAGGGATGCTCCTCCTGCGGCGGGTCCGGGTACCGGGGGCGCACCTGCATCTACGAGATCCTCCCCTTCGGCCGGGAGATCCGGGAGACGGTGACCGCGAACGCTTCCGAGGAGGATGTCCGGCGGCTCGCCGTCGCCCGGGGGATGAGCACGCTGGGGCAGGCCGCCCTCGAAAAGGTCCGGGAAGGGATCACCACCCTCGAGGAGATCTACCGGGTGGTGGGAACCGACGAGGAATCCGCCGCCGCCTGCACGGAATGCGGAACCTACCTGGCCTCCGACTTCACCGGCTGCCCTTCCTGCGGGCATCCCGCGGCCCTGGGGTGCCCGTCCTGCGGGAAATCGGTCTCCCAGGACTGGAAGTTCTGCCCCTACTGCCGCAGCGGGTTCGCCAAGCCGATTCACGGCAGAAGCTTCGCGTAGGACCCTTTCCCGGAATTTCTCCCCCTAGACGAAGTGGCAGGCGGCGAGCCGTCCCTTTGCCACCTCCCGCAGCGGGGGAACGATCTCCTCGCACACCTTCTGCGCCATGAAGCAGCGGGTGTGGAACCGGCAGCCGGGGGGGACATGGACAGGACTCGGGATCTCCCCCTTCAATACGATCGTCTCCCGGGGCTTTTCCCCCGGCACCGGCACCGCCGAGAGGAGGCTGCGCGAGTAGGGGTGGAGCGGCTCCCGGAAGAGGTCGGCGGCCGGGGAGACCTCCATCAGCACCCCGAGGTACATCACGGCGACCGTGTCGCTCACGTGGCGGATCACCCGCAGGTCGTGGGAGACGAAGAGATAGGCGATCCCGTACTCCTCCTGGATGTCCCGGAGCAGGTTCAGGATCTGCGCCTGCACGGAGACGTCGAGGGCGGAGACCGGCTCGTCGGCGACGANNNNNNNNNNNNTCCGCTGCCGCTGCCCGCCCGAGAACTCGTGCGGGTACCGTTCGGCGGCATCGGCCGACAGGCCCACCCGCAGGAGGAGCCGCTCCGCCCTCTCCCGGACCTCCGCACCCCTGGCGATCCCGTGGACGAGCCACCCTTCTCCCACGATGTCGCGGACCCGCATCCGCGGGTTCAGCGACGAGTAGGGGTCCTGGAAGATGATCTGCATCTTCCTGCGCAGGTGTCGGAGCTCCTCGCCCGCCAGGGCCGTGATGTCGCTCCCCTCGAACAGGATCCGCCCCGCGTCGGGGGGGATCAGGCGGATCGCCACCCGCCCGAGCGTCGTCTTGCCGCAGCCGGACTCCCCCACCAGACCCACCGTCTTTCCCGCCGGGACGGAAAGCGACACCCCGTCGACGGCGTGGACCGTGAGCGTCTCGGAGGAGAAGAAGGACTTCTTCACCGGGAAGAGCTTCCGGATCCCCTCCAGCGAGAGCAGCGTCCCGTCGTCGCGGCTCATCCGGATCCTCCCTTCCGCGCCCGCCTCTGGTAGTGGCAGGCGGCAAGGTGTCCCGGCGCGAACTCCTCCAGCGGGGGGTCCTCCCGGTCGCAGACCGAGAGTTCGTCCTCCGCCTTCTCCCCCGCGCGGAAGCTGCGGAGCGCCTCCTGCCGGAACGGGCAGCGGTCCGCGAACGGGCAGCCCGGGGGGATGGCGTCGAGGCCGGGGACCATCCCCGGGATCGAGGGAAGCCGCGTCTCCCCC
The Deltaproteobacteria bacterium GWC2_65_14 genome window above contains:
- a CDS encoding translation elongation factor Ts, whose amino-acid sequence is MQITSDRVRELREKTGAGMMDCKKALTESGGEMEGAVDILRKKGLSAAAKKASRVASEGAVAAHVGADSAALVEINCETDFVARTDEFQAFAREVAAFVHRRNPAGVEEALGLPAGGGGTLSETLTARVAKIGEKISFRRFARFALPAGQKGVLALYIHAGGKIGVLVELLGAGPETPGVAALAKDLAMQVAAANPTYVAREDVPAETIQREKAIYREQALAAGKPEKILDKIAEGKLEKFYGDFCLVEQAFIKDPDRKVRDRLRETGAAAGGGLRVSRFARFHVGEGLEKRTDDLAAEVARQLGRG
- a CDS encoding 30S ribosomal protein S2; the encoded protein is MGNGQGSVITMKQLLEAGVHFGHQTKRWNPKMKRYIFTARNGIYIIDLQQTVRMFRASYDFVRDLAAEGKTVLFVGTKKQAQESVEEEARRAGTPYVNVRWLGGMLTNFQTIRKSLDRLQKLTEMETDGTVEKLPKKEVLKLSKERVKMEKVLGGIRDLRKVPEALFIVDPSREEIAVLEARRLGIPIVAIVDTNCDPDLIDHVIPGNDDAIRAIKLFLSKIADAILEGKAAYAEKTSSVEDKEAETPEVTMALISTEEEPAGEQAAAEEK
- a CDS encoding ribosome recycling factor is translated as MSRSLEAFRKELGKIRTGRASFSLLDGIKVDYYGTPTPLQQVGTLSVPESRLITVAPWDAKMIGPIEKAIQASGLGLNPSNDGKIVRIPIPPLTEERRKDLVKVVRKMAEDARIAVRNIRREGIERIKEKEKQKEISEDMMKRWQDKVQKETDSFIKKVDEILKAKEQEILEV
- the secA gene encoding preprotein translocase subunit SecA (functions in protein export; can interact with acidic membrane phospholipids and the SecYEG protein complex; binds to preproteins; binds to ATP and undergoes a conformational change to promote membrane insertion of SecA/bound preprotein; ATP hydrolysis appears to drive release of the preprotein from SecA and deinsertion of SecA from the membrane; additional proteins SecD/F/YajC aid SecA recycling; exists in an equilibrium between monomers and dimers; may possibly form higher order oligomers; proteins in this cluster correspond SecA1; SecA2 is not essential and seems to play a role in secretion of a subset of proteins), producing MFGNLIRKVFGTHNERVLDRIRPVVERINALEPAVAALPDDRLAARTAEFRQRIEQGEPLDSLLPEVFATVREVGKRVLSMRHFDVQLVGGVVLHEGKIAEMRTGEGKTLAATLPVVLNALTGRGVHLITVNDYLARRDAEWMGAIYKFLGLSVGVIVHGMDDSERQAAYRCDVTYGTNNEFGFDYLRDNMKFRLEDMAQRELHYAIVDEVDSILIDEARTPLIISGPAEESTDKYARINSVIGYLKAEADYKVDEKARSVLMTEDSGIPKIERLLSVDNLYDPKNIEILHHVNQALKAHVLFKRDVDYMVKDGQVVIVDEFTGRLMPGRRWSDGLHQAVEAKEGVKIENENQTLATITFQNYFRIFEKLAGMTGTADTEAVEFKQIYNLDVVVIPTNMPMVRSDLGDQIYRTEREKFQAVLEEVKALHEEGRPVLVGTVSIEKSERLSGLLSRNGIPHNVLNAKHHEREAQIIAEAGQPGKLTIATNMAGRGVDIKLGEGVVAKGGLHIVGTERHESRRVDNQLRGRAGRQGDPGSSRFYLSLEDDLLRIFGSDRIAPIMGKLGMEEGEPIEHGMINKAVENAQKKVEAHNFDIRKHLLEYDDVMNRQRTVIYEMRGEVFSGESMRETVFEMAGEIGEALADRFAEEKVHPEEWDLAGFSDAVYSQFGFRPEFPEEEIPKLSRAKIGDRIEEGYGAAYRKKEEEYGEEAMRYLERMFLLSTIDALWKDHLLSMDHLKEGIGLRGYAQKDPLKEYQREGFEMFSDLAVRIKSETLRRLFHVRVQREEDPARLAAHAPAAPRRVNLSRGEISKAGAKTQQRSSRKVGRNEPCPCGSGKKYKKCCGAGG
- a CDS encoding UMP kinase; amino-acid sequence: MLLKLSGEALMGKQGYGIDGKVLQELAGEIREVASLGVQVALVVGGGNIFRGIGTSKDYGIDRASADYMGMLATVINSLALQDMLEREGVMTRVLSAIEMRAIAEPYIRRRALRHLEKGRVVIFAAGTGNPYFTTDTAAALRAMEINADAILKATKVDGVYDMDPLVHKKAKKFSELSYIEVLQRNLKVMDATAISLCMDNRLPIVVFNLTKRGNVVRAVRGEKIGTVVRGGP